A genomic region of Jaculus jaculus isolate mJacJac1 chromosome 10, mJacJac1.mat.Y.cur, whole genome shotgun sequence contains the following coding sequences:
- the Calml4 gene encoding calmodulin-like protein 4 isoform X3, which yields MAAEDLLPGPPPSLTDFQLEAREPNTVLKELSTHPAMAKFLSQDQINEYKECFSLYDKQQRGKIKATDLLVSMRCLGASPTPGEVQRHLKTHGVVDELFKEAGIEANGQVKYEEFIQKITLPVQDY from the exons ATGGCAGCCGAGGATTtattaccagggcctccacccagcCTCACGGACTTTCAACTCGAAGCCAGAGAACCAAACACAGTCCTGAAAGAATTGAGCACCCACCCCGCCATG GCCAAGTTCCTTTCCCAAGACCAAATTAATG AGTACAAGGAATGCTTCTCCCTGTACGACAAGCAGCAGAGGGGGAAGATAAAGGCCACAGATCTCCTAGTGTCCATGAGGTGCCTGGGGGCCAGCCCGACACCAGGGGAGGTGCAACGGCATCTGAAGACGCACGGCGTAG TGGACGAGCTTTTTAAGGAAGCAGGAATCGAAGCAAACGGCCAGGTGAAATATGAAGAATTCATCCAAAAGATCACCCTTCCTGTTCAGGACTACTGA
- the Calml4 gene encoding calmodulin-like protein 4 isoform X2: MAAEDLLPGPPPSLTDFQLEAREPNTVLKELSTHPAMAKFLSQDQINDKHGELDFSTFLTIMHTQIKQEDPKKEILLAMLMADKEKKGYIMASELRSKLMKLGEKLTHKEVDELFKEAGIEANGQVKYEEFIQKITLPVQDY; encoded by the exons ATGGCAGCCGAGGATTtattaccagggcctccacccagcCTCACGGACTTTCAACTCGAAGCCAGAGAACCAAACACAGTCCTGAAAGAATTGAGCACCCACCCCGCCATG GCCAAGTTCCTTTCCCAAGACCAAATTAATG ACAAACACGGAGAGCTGGATTTCTCCACTTTTCTGAccatcatgcacacacaaatcaaaCAAGAGGacccaaagaaagaaattctcCTGGCCATGTTGATGGCGGACAAGGAGAAGAAAGGATACATCATGGCCTCCGAGCTGCGGTCCAAGCTCATGAAACTGGGGGAGAAGCTCACCCACAAGGAAG TGGACGAGCTTTTTAAGGAAGCAGGAATCGAAGCAAACGGCCAGGTGAAATATGAAGAATTCATCCAAAAGATCACCCTTCCTGTTCAGGACTACTGA
- the Calml4 gene encoding calmodulin-like protein 4 isoform X1, producing MAAEDLLPGPPPSLTDFQLEAREPNTVLKELSTHPAMAKFLSQDQINEYKECFSLYDKQQRGKIKATDLLVSMRCLGASPTPGEVQRHLKTHGVDKHGELDFSTFLTIMHTQIKQEDPKKEILLAMLMADKEKKGYIMASELRSKLMKLGEKLTHKEVDELFKEAGIEANGQVKYEEFIQKITLPVQDY from the exons ATGGCAGCCGAGGATTtattaccagggcctccacccagcCTCACGGACTTTCAACTCGAAGCCAGAGAACCAAACACAGTCCTGAAAGAATTGAGCACCCACCCCGCCATG GCCAAGTTCCTTTCCCAAGACCAAATTAATG AGTACAAGGAATGCTTCTCCCTGTACGACAAGCAGCAGAGGGGGAAGATAAAGGCCACAGATCTCCTAGTGTCCATGAGGTGCCTGGGGGCCAGCCCGACACCAGGGGAGGTGCAACGGCATCTGAAGACGCACGGCGTAG ACAAACACGGAGAGCTGGATTTCTCCACTTTTCTGAccatcatgcacacacaaatcaaaCAAGAGGacccaaagaaagaaattctcCTGGCCATGTTGATGGCGGACAAGGAGAAGAAAGGATACATCATGGCCTCCGAGCTGCGGTCCAAGCTCATGAAACTGGGGGAGAAGCTCACCCACAAGGAAG TGGACGAGCTTTTTAAGGAAGCAGGAATCGAAGCAAACGGCCAGGTGAAATATGAAGAATTCATCCAAAAGATCACCCTTCCTGTTCAGGACTACTGA
- the Calml4 gene encoding calmodulin-like protein 4 isoform X4 has product MAKFLSQDQINEYKECFSLYDKQQRGKIKATDLLVSMRCLGASPTPGEVQRHLKTHGVDKHGELDFSTFLTIMHTQIKQEDPKKEILLAMLMADKEKKGYIMASELRSKLMKLGEKLTHKEVDELFKEAGIEANGQVKYEEFIQKITLPVQDY; this is encoded by the exons ATG GCCAAGTTCCTTTCCCAAGACCAAATTAATG AGTACAAGGAATGCTTCTCCCTGTACGACAAGCAGCAGAGGGGGAAGATAAAGGCCACAGATCTCCTAGTGTCCATGAGGTGCCTGGGGGCCAGCCCGACACCAGGGGAGGTGCAACGGCATCTGAAGACGCACGGCGTAG ACAAACACGGAGAGCTGGATTTCTCCACTTTTCTGAccatcatgcacacacaaatcaaaCAAGAGGacccaaagaaagaaattctcCTGGCCATGTTGATGGCGGACAAGGAGAAGAAAGGATACATCATGGCCTCCGAGCTGCGGTCCAAGCTCATGAAACTGGGGGAGAAGCTCACCCACAAGGAAG TGGACGAGCTTTTTAAGGAAGCAGGAATCGAAGCAAACGGCCAGGTGAAATATGAAGAATTCATCCAAAAGATCACCCTTCCTGTTCAGGACTACTGA
- the Cln6 gene encoding ceroid-lipofuscinosis neuronal protein 6, with translation MEAAARRRQLPGAAGAQARHGSGKAEETFRTAPFHFDLWLYFTLQNWVLDFGRPIAMLVFPLEWFPLNKPSVGDYFHMAYNVITPFLLLKLIERSPRTLPRSVVYVTIITFIMGASIHLVGDSVNHRLLFSGYQHHLSVRENPIIKNLKPETLIDSFELLYYYDECLGHAMWYIPFFLILFIYFSGCFTASKAENTMPGPALLLVVPSGLYYWYLVTEGQIFLLFVFTFFAMLALVLHQERRRLYLDSNGLFLLYSFALTLSLVALWVAWLWDDPVLRRKYPGVIYVPEPWAFYTLHVSSQR, from the exons GCATGGCTCCGGGAAGGCTGAGGAGACGTTCCGCACTGCTCCCTTCCACTTTGACCTCTGGTTGTACTTCACGCTGCAGAACTGGGTTCTGGACTTCGGCCGCCCCATTGCCATG CTGGTATTCCCACTAGAATGGTTTCCTCTCAACAAGCCCAGTGTCGGGGACTACTTCCACATGGCCTACAATGTCATCACACCCTTCCTTCTGCTCAAG CTCATCGAGCGGTCCCCCCGCACGCTGCCCCGCTCCGTGGTCTACGTCACCATCATCACCTTCATCATGGGCGCCAGCATCCACCTGGTGGGCGACTCTGTGAACCACCGCCTGCTCTTCAGTGGCTACCAGCACCACCTCTCCGTCCGCGAGAACCCCATCATTAAGAATCTCAAGCCGGAGACGCTG ATCGACTCCTTTGAGCTGCTCTACTACTATGACGAGTGCCTGGGCCACGCCATGTG GTACATCCCCTTCTTCCTCATCCTGTTCATCTACTTTAGTGGCTGTTTCACTGCCTCCAAAGCTGAGAACACCATGCCAGGGCCTGCCCTGCTCCTGGTGGTGCCCAGTGGCCTTTACTACTG GTACCTGGTCACCGAGGGCCAGATCTTCCTGCTCTTCGTGTTCACCTTCTTCGCTATGCTGGCCCTTGTTCTGCACCAGGAGCGCAGGCGCCTCTACCTGGACAGCAACGGCCTCTTCCTCCTCTACTCCTTCGCCCTCACCCTGTCGCTGGTGGCATTGTGGGTCGCCTGGCTGTGGGATGACCCCGTACTCAGGAGGAAGTACCCCGGGGTCATCTACGTCCCTGAGCCCTGGGCCTTCTATACACTCCACGTCAGCAGTCAGCGCTGA